In the Ursus arctos isolate Adak ecotype North America unplaced genomic scaffold, UrsArc2.0 scaffold_19, whole genome shotgun sequence genome, one interval contains:
- the IL17C gene encoding LOW QUALITY PROTEIN: interleukin-17C (The sequence of the model RefSeq protein was modified relative to this genomic sequence to represent the inferred CDS: deleted 2 bases in 2 codons): MGTPAARCSRFLGSELAEEHQGLRAPPHEWGGVEDILRNPTPSLKTLAGPQLPEPLLDRPTCQLEAGTRCGWRYKGHLEPGSLQVHSLQACSRLHPPLQPSAAAAMVSLLLPGFLLLLWLPTSPARHGPQLWGGPHPHGPPRCYSAEELPPGQAPPHLLARAAKWEQALPVALVSSLEAGGRRRRHDGPASGTQCPVLRPEEILDADVHQRSISPWRYRVDTDESRYPQKLAVAQCLCRGCINTKTGRETAALSSVPLLQSLLVLRRQPCSRDATGLPTPGAFSFHTEFIRVPVGCTCVLPRSAQ, encoded by the exons ATGGGGACCCCTGCTGCCCGCTGTAGCCGCTTCTTGGGGAGTGAGCTCGCCGAGGAGCACCAAGGCCTCAGAGCACCCCCACACG AGTGGGGTGGTGTTGAGGACATCCTCAGAAACCCAACCCCAAGCCTGAAGACGCTGGCCGGCCCCCAGCTCCCGGAGCCTCTTCTGGACCGCCCGACCTGCCAGCTGGAGGCAGGCACcag GTGTGGCTGGAGGTATAAAGGGCACCTGGAGCCGGGCAGCCTCCAGGTCCACAGCCTCCAGGCCTGCAGCCGGCTGCACCCGCCTCTCCAGCCCAGCGCCGCTGCTGCCATGGTCAGCCTG CTCCTACCCGGCTTCTTGCTTCTGCTCTGGCTGCCCACCAGCCCGGCCCGCCATGGCCCCCAGCTCTGGGGGGGGCCCCACCCCCACGGGCCTCCACGCTGCTACTCC GCCGAGGAGCTGCCCCCGGGCCAGGCCCCGCCACACCTGCTGGCTCGAGCTGCCAAGTGGGAGCAGGCTCTGCCTGTAGCCCTGGTGTCCAGTCTGGAGGCAGGGGGCCGCAGAAGGCGGCACGATGGTCCCGCCTCTGGGACCCAGTGCCCGGTGCTGCGG CCGGAGGAGATACTGGACGCCGATGTCCACCAGCGCTCCATCTCGCCCTGGAGATACCG CGTGGACACCGACGAGAGCCGCTACCCGCAAAAGCTGGCCGTCGCCCAGTGCCTCTGCAGGGGCTGCATCAACACCAAGACTGGCCGGGAGACGGCCGCGCTCAGCTCCGTGCCGCTGCTGCAGAGCCTGCTGGTCCTCCGCCGCCAGCCCTGCTCGCGGGACGCCACGGGGCTGCCCACGCCCGGGGCCTTCTCCTTCCACACGGAGTTCATCCGCGTGCCCGTCGGCTGCACCTGCGTCCTGCCCAGGTCGGCACAGTGA